One window from the genome of Gemmatimonadota bacterium encodes:
- a CDS encoding helix-turn-helix domain-containing GNAT family N-acetyltransferase — protein sequence MDQVQLPQRVESVRRFNRFYTRQIGLLEERLLRTEFSLSEGRVLYELAHHEHTTATHLADELGLDAGYLSRILSAFGRKGLISKQPSEEDRRRQLLSLTRAGQEAFARLNASSRDSIEALLRELEEAEQRKLTDAMASIEDLLGAGSEHRVPYILRPHQAGDMGWVVQRHGALYNREYRWDESFEALCAEIAAAFLRDFDHKRERCWIAEKAGENVGSVFLVKHPEREGVARLRLLLVDPKARGLGIGARLVHECTRFARQAGYSTITLWTYSVLASARRIYQAEGYELMSEEEDRAFGHDLVSQHWDLAL from the coding sequence ATGGACCAGGTTCAACTCCCTCAGAGGGTCGAGTCGGTACGGCGATTCAATCGTTTCTATACCCGCCAGATCGGGCTGCTAGAGGAACGGCTTCTGCGGACGGAGTTCTCGCTTTCCGAGGGGCGCGTCCTGTACGAACTGGCCCACCACGAGCACACGACCGCTACGCACCTGGCCGACGAGCTGGGGCTCGACGCCGGCTATCTGAGCCGGATCCTGAGCGCGTTCGGGCGCAAGGGTCTGATCAGCAAACAACCCTCGGAGGAGGACCGTCGCAGGCAACTCCTGTCGCTCACCCGAGCCGGTCAGGAAGCTTTCGCCAGGCTCAACGCCTCCTCTCGCGACTCGATCGAGGCCTTGCTTCGGGAGCTCGAGGAGGCCGAGCAGCGCAAGCTGACCGATGCGATGGCCAGCATCGAGGATCTGCTCGGGGCCGGCTCCGAGCACCGCGTGCCCTACATCCTGCGCCCGCACCAGGCCGGCGACATGGGCTGGGTCGTACAGCGCCACGGTGCCCTTTACAACCGCGAGTACCGCTGGGACGAATCCTTCGAGGCGCTCTGCGCGGAGATCGCGGCGGCGTTCCTGCGCGACTTCGACCACAAGCGCGAGCGCTGCTGGATCGCCGAGAAGGCAGGCGAGAACGTCGGCTCGGTCTTCCTGGTCAAGCACCCGGAGCGCGAGGGAGTGGCTCGCCTGCGCCTGCTCCTGGTCGACCCCAAGGCACGTGGCCTGGGGATCGGAGCTCGACTGGTGCACGAGTGCACGCGCTTCGCCCGGCAGGCCGGCTACTCGACGATCACCCTCTGGACGTACAGCGTCCTCGCCTCGGCGCGCCGCATCTACCAAGCCGAAGGCTACGAGCTGATGAGCGAAGAAGAGGACCGCGCCTTCGGCCACGACCTCGTGAGCCAGCACTGGGACCTGGCGCTGTGA
- a CDS encoding dienelactone hydrolase family protein, with amino-acid sequence MRKLLVSLLTLALVGCADTADQQAADAPAGEAVEAQAAPDVVGEEVAYEVDGVALTGYIAYDANRTGERPGVLVVHEWWGHNDYVRERARMLAEMGYTALALDMYGDGKQAEHPGDAQTFMMEVLNDMEAGAARFDAALALLQDHATTDPSAMAAIGYCFGGGVALDMARRGRDLDAVASFHGSLATESPAGMADITARLFVAHGADDPFVPPAEVEAFQAEMEAAGADLRFVAYPGAVHAFTNPVATAKGEEFGLPLAYNEAADQQSWAELEAFLDEVFGG; translated from the coding sequence ATGAGAAAACTCCTCGTGTCCCTCCTGACTCTCGCGCTGGTCGGCTGCGCGGATACCGCGGACCAGCAGGCCGCGGACGCGCCGGCGGGAGAAGCCGTCGAGGCCCAGGCCGCGCCCGACGTCGTCGGCGAAGAGGTCGCCTACGAGGTCGACGGCGTGGCGCTCACCGGCTACATCGCCTACGACGCCAACCGCACCGGCGAGCGCCCGGGCGTGCTGGTGGTGCACGAGTGGTGGGGACACAACGACTACGTGCGCGAGCGAGCGCGCATGCTCGCCGAGATGGGCTACACCGCGCTGGCGCTGGACATGTACGGCGACGGCAAGCAGGCTGAACACCCCGGCGACGCGCAGACCTTCATGATGGAGGTGCTGAACGACATGGAGGCGGGCGCGGCGCGCTTCGACGCGGCCCTGGCCCTGCTCCAGGACCACGCCACCACGGATCCGTCGGCGATGGCGGCGATCGGCTACTGTTTCGGCGGCGGCGTGGCGCTGGACATGGCGCGGCGCGGCCGCGACCTGGACGCGGTGGCGAGCTTCCACGGCTCGCTGGCCACCGAGTCGCCGGCGGGCATGGCCGACATCACCGCCCGCCTGTTCGTCGCCCACGGCGCCGACGACCCCTTCGTGCCGCCCGCGGAAGTCGAGGCCTTCCAAGCCGAGATGGAGGCCGCCGGCGCCGACCTGCGCTTCGTCGCCTACCCCGGCGCCGTCCACGCCTTCACCAATCCGGTTGCTACGGCGAAGGGCGAGGAGTTCGGCTTGCCGCTGGCCTACAACGAGGCCGCGGACCAGCAGAGCTGGGCCGAGCTGGAGGCGTTCCTCGACGAGGTCTTCGGGGGGTAG
- a CDS encoding metalloregulator ArsR/SmtB family transcription factor, which translates to MPRTAAATDVYSAIAEPRRRAIFAFVCAEERSVNEVVEGLRMDQPSVSKHLRILREVDLVHVRQEGRRRFYSANRDALDPVQSWISECERLWHRHLDAIQERAESGRASRPHSHPSNTDQPLEDG; encoded by the coding sequence ATGCCACGGACCGCCGCCGCAACCGACGTCTATAGCGCCATCGCCGAGCCGCGGCGACGCGCGATCTTCGCGTTCGTGTGCGCTGAGGAGCGCTCCGTGAACGAGGTCGTGGAGGGACTGCGCATGGATCAGCCCTCCGTTTCGAAGCATCTGCGTATCCTGCGGGAGGTGGACCTGGTGCACGTTCGGCAGGAGGGACGGCGGCGATTCTACTCCGCCAACCGGGACGCGCTCGACCCCGTGCAAAGCTGGATAAGCGAGTGTGAGCGCCTGTGGCACCGGCACCTGGACGCGATCCAGGAGCGCGCCGAATCAGGCCGAGCTTCTCGGCCGCACTCGCACCCGTCTAATACCGACCAACCCCTGGAGGATGGATGA
- a CDS encoding SRPBCC domain-containing protein, with amino-acid sequence MTTQITETKPMSGEFTIELERLIDAPIGAVWEAVLTEVGPGFLGRDSTPLGLKLETFPGGRWYRDLSNDTGHLWGHVQSIKPPALLELTGPLFMSLPVTNNVLYRLTEEGGKTTLRFVHSAFGPIPDDLPDGLREGWGSHVDAIERRSAR; translated from the coding sequence ATGACTACCCAGATTACCGAGACGAAGCCGATGAGCGGAGAGTTCACGATCGAGTTGGAGCGCCTGATCGACGCACCGATCGGCGCGGTATGGGAGGCGGTGCTGACCGAAGTGGGGCCGGGCTTCCTCGGGCGGGATTCGACCCCTTTGGGCCTGAAACTGGAGACCTTCCCCGGAGGGCGATGGTACCGTGATCTGTCCAACGACACCGGCCACCTCTGGGGCCACGTGCAATCGATCAAGCCACCGGCGCTGCTGGAGCTCACCGGGCCGCTCTTCATGTCGCTGCCCGTGACCAACAACGTCCTGTATCGGCTGACGGAGGAAGGCGGAAAGACGACGCTGCGGTTCGTGCACTCCGCCTTCGGACCCATCCCCGACGACCTCCCCGACGGTCTGCGCGAAGGCTGGGGTTCGCACGTGGACGCGATCGAGCGAAGGAGCGCACGATGA
- a CDS encoding thioredoxin family protein produces the protein MSAQSLVELRPLVSRVDWLAARRQLLAEEKAMSKALDALAAKRHALPWVRVDEDYEFRTTEGVQSLADLFAGRGQLVVYHFMFGPDWEEGCPSCSFWADNFDRIDVHLAHRDTTLLAVSNTSVEKIEAYRERMGWSFKWVSSLGTDFNRDFAVTFTPQELEAGGVDYNFTLSAFPSTEAPGLSVFARLAGGGVAHAYSAFARGLDIFNGAYQILDLTPSGRDEGDLPYTQAWIRRRDQYED, from the coding sequence ATGAGCGCTCAATCCCTGGTCGAGCTCCGTCCCTTGGTATCGCGCGTCGACTGGCTGGCCGCGCGCAGGCAGCTACTCGCCGAGGAAAAGGCGATGAGCAAGGCGCTGGACGCGCTGGCCGCGAAGCGCCACGCGCTGCCCTGGGTGCGCGTCGACGAGGACTACGAGTTCCGGACGACGGAGGGCGTCCAGTCGCTGGCCGACCTGTTCGCCGGCAGAGGCCAACTGGTCGTGTATCACTTCATGTTCGGCCCGGACTGGGAGGAGGGCTGCCCGAGTTGCTCGTTCTGGGCCGACAACTTCGACCGCATCGACGTCCACCTGGCGCACCGGGACACGACGTTGCTCGCCGTATCGAACACGTCGGTGGAGAAGATAGAGGCCTACCGGGAGCGCATGGGCTGGAGCTTCAAGTGGGTGTCGTCGCTGGGCACGGACTTCAACCGGGACTTCGCGGTCACCTTCACCCCGCAGGAGCTCGAGGCGGGCGGGGTCGACTACAACTTCACCCTCAGCGCCTTTCCTTCGACCGAAGCTCCGGGGCTCAGCGTGTTTGCTCGTCTGGCCGGCGGCGGCGTCGCGCACGCGTACTCGGCGTTCGCCCGTGGGCTGGACATTTTCAACGGCGCCTACCAGATCCTCGACCTCACGCCCAGCGGACGGGACGAGGGGGATCTGCCATACACGCAGGCGTGGATCCGGCGGCGGGACCAGTACGAGGACTGA
- a CDS encoding serine hydrolase: MTRTNPRSVALPFTALSLLVAALAAPTATPLAAQEVAAQEVSEPAARRAEVGVAVADSLPGDATHAFTLDLGADTYVRGAVEQISLDVVVTILGPDGEAVGRFDGPARGEEFFAFDAEEPGVYRIEVSPFEEQTGRYEFALALVEPIAADTGVRVDQLMARFERPGSPGGVVGVVQDGELVFAKGYGLANLSHELPFTVDTRTNIGSTSKQFTAFAIHLLAQRGELSLDDDVRAHLPDLKEFDETITLRHLLSHASGYREFLNLLAMGGRVLNYDYVDRAELIDIVNRQPELQNAPGAEWNYNNTGFGLLAQVVEKVGGKPFPEWMRENVFLPLGMEHTMVRADPRTIVPGASMGYVTEDGAYKEASDLSGAAGAGGIYSTVGDLAIWMANYFEPELGGEDIVGQMMTRYVLTDGDTTGYGQGLFVDEFRGLRRVHHGGADVAHRSGFFMFPDLDAGLIVQSNYASFPGAISAQVAEAFFGDRFVEDESEAVAVSDEAYDPADFDPEVFDDYAGRYSLEEMPAFVLTFRRDESTFHIQGTGQPELEIAPTSDSTFKIVIVDAHVTFHREDDGSVGRLTLNQNGVHPATRVEGDPLTEEQLAEYVGRFYGEEVEAYWEIVARDGELVVTHRRMDDVTLTPNPGKEDSFGGGFPFATLDFERGDGGAVTGFNAANGRTRDVRFVLAAPVTAVAQDDSAEAEVLEVVHAFHAALEAGDSAAAIARMHPDVTIYESGHAETLAEYRAGHMPGDMAFAAATDRVVSEESVAVLGDAALYTSQAHTTGAWRDREIDSRGTESMLLVRTSDGWRIRHVHWSSR, from the coding sequence ATGACCCGCACCAACCCCAGGTCCGTAGCTCTGCCATTCACCGCCCTGTCGCTTCTCGTCGCCGCGTTAGCCGCACCGACGGCCACCCCGCTGGCTGCCCAGGAAGTCGCCGCCCAGGAAGTCTCCGAACCGGCGGCCAGGCGCGCAGAGGTGGGCGTCGCCGTGGCGGATTCGCTGCCTGGCGACGCCACGCACGCGTTCACGCTCGACCTGGGCGCGGACACCTACGTGCGCGGCGCGGTCGAGCAGATCTCGCTGGACGTGGTGGTCACCATTCTGGGCCCGGACGGCGAAGCCGTAGGCCGCTTCGACGGCCCCGCCCGCGGCGAGGAATTCTTCGCGTTCGACGCCGAGGAGCCGGGCGTCTACCGCATCGAGGTCTCTCCCTTCGAGGAGCAGACCGGGCGCTACGAGTTCGCGCTGGCGCTGGTGGAGCCGATCGCCGCCGATACGGGCGTGCGCGTGGATCAGCTCATGGCGCGCTTCGAGCGGCCCGGCTCTCCGGGCGGCGTGGTGGGCGTCGTGCAGGACGGAGAACTCGTGTTCGCCAAGGGCTACGGCCTGGCCAACCTGTCGCACGAGCTGCCGTTCACGGTGGACACGCGCACCAACATCGGCTCCACCTCCAAGCAGTTCACCGCGTTCGCGATCCACCTCCTGGCGCAGCGCGGCGAGCTGTCGCTGGACGATGACGTGCGCGCGCACCTGCCCGACCTCAAGGAGTTCGACGAGACGATCACGCTGCGGCACCTGCTCTCGCACGCGAGCGGCTACCGCGAGTTCCTGAACCTGCTGGCGATGGGTGGCCGGGTCCTGAACTACGACTACGTGGATCGCGCCGAGTTGATCGACATCGTCAACCGTCAGCCCGAGCTGCAGAACGCCCCGGGCGCCGAGTGGAACTACAACAACACCGGCTTCGGGCTGCTCGCGCAGGTGGTGGAGAAGGTGGGCGGCAAGCCGTTCCCGGAGTGGATGCGCGAGAACGTGTTCCTGCCGCTGGGCATGGAGCACACCATGGTGCGCGCGGACCCGCGCACGATCGTGCCGGGCGCGTCCATGGGTTACGTGACCGAAGACGGCGCCTACAAGGAGGCGTCGGACCTGAGCGGCGCGGCCGGTGCCGGCGGTATCTACTCGACCGTGGGCGACCTGGCGATCTGGATGGCCAACTACTTCGAGCCGGAGTTGGGCGGGGAGGACATCGTCGGGCAGATGATGACCCGCTACGTGCTCACCGACGGTGACACGACGGGCTACGGGCAGGGCCTGTTCGTCGACGAGTTCCGCGGCCTGCGGCGCGTGCACCACGGCGGCGCCGACGTTGCGCACCGTTCGGGCTTCTTCATGTTCCCGGACCTCGACGCCGGCCTCATCGTGCAGAGCAACTACGCGTCGTTCCCCGGTGCGATTTCAGCGCAGGTGGCCGAGGCGTTCTTCGGCGACCGGTTCGTCGAGGACGAGTCCGAGGCCGTGGCGGTGTCCGACGAGGCGTACGACCCTGCCGACTTCGACCCGGAGGTCTTCGACGACTACGCCGGGCGCTATTCGCTGGAGGAGATGCCCGCGTTCGTGCTCACGTTCCGGCGCGACGAGTCGACATTCCACATCCAGGGCACGGGCCAGCCCGAGCTGGAGATAGCGCCGACCTCCGACTCGACCTTCAAGATCGTGATCGTGGACGCTCACGTGACCTTCCACCGCGAGGACGACGGCTCGGTGGGCCGGCTGACGCTGAACCAGAACGGCGTCCACCCGGCGACGCGGGTCGAGGGCGACCCGCTGACCGAGGAGCAACTCGCCGAGTACGTGGGCCGCTTCTACGGCGAGGAGGTCGAGGCGTACTGGGAGATCGTGGCCCGCGACGGCGAGCTGGTGGTGACGCACCGTCGCATGGACGACGTGACGCTCACCCCCAACCCGGGCAAGGAGGATTCGTTCGGCGGCGGCTTCCCGTTCGCCACCCTCGACTTCGAGCGCGGCGATGGCGGCGCGGTGACCGGGTTCAACGCCGCCAACGGGCGCACGCGCGACGTCCGGTTCGTCCTCGCCGCGCCGGTGACCGCCGTCGCCCAGGACGACTCCGCCGAGGCGGAGGTCCTGGAGGTCGTCCACGCCTTCCATGCGGCGCTCGAGGCGGGGGACAGCGCGGCAGCCATCGCCCGGATGCACCCCGACGTGACGATCTACGAGAGCGGCCACGCGGAGACGCTGGCCGAGTACCGCGCCGGGCACATGCCGGGCGACATGGCCTTCGCGGCCGCCACCGATCGTGTGGTCAGCGAGGAGTCGGTCGCGGTGCTGGGCGACGCCGCTCTGTACACGAGCCAGGCGCACACCACCGGGGCGTGGCGCGACCGGGAGATCGACTCACGAGGCACGGAGAGCATGCTGCTGGTACGCACCTCCGATGGCTGGCGTATCCGCCACGTCCACTGGTCGTCCCGCTGA
- a CDS encoding DUF885 family protein: MSLDHRPWRGTVLVACAALLAACADAGDSPEARALAAADRYAEAYFEQFPEEAFEAGYSGAPADRWSDRSAEALAAWAATEDGLLAELRAIDPAELAGTDAEIPYAYALDRLEASEGRRVCRLELWNVSPTWTGWPEAFPTVLGQQPVDTEANRAAALARVRDIARYLDTEIANLSAGAEAGYVAARADVDAVIEQAGALLALSADESPFTGPASRADDEDFAAALAEAVDDEVIPAIRRYHDYLAGMYAPSARETVGVSANPDGAECYRASVRHYVTLDIPAQEIHQTGLREMERIQGEMRAIAQRMFGTTDVKEALRLAQGPDFTFRSEEGILAYTGDAVARAEAAMPRAFGFVPDAEVEIRPYPAFQKRTGGGFYSAGPVGQPGVYQLGTYAPEELSKAGLEATAFHESWPGHHMQAQVVLASGGAHPVLKYFYNSGMGEGWALYTERLADELGLYTGDIDRLGMLSNEALRAARLVVDPGMHALGWTREQAVTYMLENTAEARSSIDYEVDRYIAVPGQATAYLIGSLEIQRLRADAEGRLGDGFDLRGFHDLVLQNGTISLTMLGEQVERWIAEQEVEADQTVAVVAVLDELHAAASAADFDRYFGVYTEDAVFMGTDATERWTIGEFRDYARAPFSEGRGWTYTVTERHVFFSADGATAWFDERLDNANLGETRGTGVLVRADGDWKVAHYNLTIPVPNELARDLVERIRGLDGS; this comes from the coding sequence ATGTCGCTCGATCATCGCCCGTGGCGCGGCACCGTTCTCGTTGCGTGCGCGGCCCTGCTGGCCGCCTGCGCGGATGCCGGCGATTCCCCCGAAGCACGCGCGCTCGCCGCCGCCGACCGCTACGCCGAGGCATACTTCGAGCAGTTCCCCGAGGAGGCCTTCGAGGCGGGCTACTCGGGCGCGCCCGCGGACCGCTGGAGCGACCGCTCGGCGGAGGCGCTGGCGGCGTGGGCCGCCACCGAGGACGGCCTGCTCGCGGAGCTACGCGCGATCGACCCCGCGGAGCTCGCGGGCACCGACGCCGAGATCCCCTACGCCTACGCGCTGGACCGGCTGGAGGCCTCGGAAGGCCGACGCGTGTGCCGGCTGGAGCTGTGGAACGTGAGCCCCACGTGGACCGGCTGGCCCGAGGCGTTCCCCACCGTGCTCGGCCAGCAGCCGGTGGACACCGAAGCCAACCGCGCCGCCGCGCTGGCGCGGGTGCGCGACATCGCGCGCTACCTGGACACCGAGATCGCGAACCTGAGCGCGGGCGCCGAGGCGGGCTACGTCGCGGCGCGCGCCGACGTCGACGCGGTCATCGAGCAGGCGGGCGCGCTGCTCGCGCTCTCCGCGGACGAATCGCCCTTCACCGGGCCAGCCTCGCGCGCGGACGACGAGGACTTCGCGGCCGCGCTCGCGGAGGCGGTCGACGACGAGGTGATTCCGGCGATCAGGCGCTACCACGACTACCTGGCGGGCATGTACGCGCCGTCCGCGCGCGAAACCGTCGGCGTATCGGCCAACCCCGACGGCGCCGAGTGCTACCGGGCTTCGGTGCGTCACTACGTCACGCTGGACATCCCGGCCCAGGAGATCCACCAGACCGGATTGCGCGAGATGGAGCGGATCCAGGGCGAGATGCGCGCCATCGCCCAGCGCATGTTCGGCACCACCGACGTGAAGGAGGCGCTGCGGCTGGCGCAGGGCCCGGACTTCACCTTCCGCTCCGAGGAGGGGATCCTCGCCTACACGGGCGACGCGGTGGCGCGCGCCGAGGCCGCCATGCCGCGGGCGTTCGGCTTCGTGCCCGACGCCGAGGTGGAGATCCGACCCTACCCCGCGTTCCAGAAGCGCACCGGCGGCGGCTTCTACAGCGCCGGCCCGGTCGGCCAGCCAGGCGTCTACCAGCTCGGCACCTACGCCCCCGAGGAGCTGAGCAAGGCGGGGCTGGAGGCCACCGCGTTCCACGAGTCCTGGCCGGGTCACCACATGCAGGCGCAGGTGGTGCTGGCGAGCGGCGGCGCGCACCCGGTGCTCAAGTACTTCTACAACTCGGGCATGGGCGAGGGCTGGGCGCTCTACACCGAGCGGTTGGCCGACGAGCTGGGGCTCTACACGGGCGACATCGACCGCCTGGGGATGCTCTCCAACGAAGCGCTGCGCGCCGCGCGGCTGGTGGTGGATCCGGGCATGCACGCGCTCGGGTGGACCCGCGAGCAGGCCGTCACGTACATGCTGGAGAACACCGCCGAGGCGCGCTCGTCGATCGACTACGAGGTGGACCGCTACATCGCGGTGCCCGGCCAGGCGACGGCGTACCTGATCGGCTCGCTGGAGATCCAGCGGCTGCGCGCGGACGCCGAGGGGCGACTGGGCGACGGGTTCGACCTGCGCGGATTCCACGACCTGGTCCTGCAGAACGGCACGATTTCGCTGACGATGCTGGGCGAGCAGGTGGAGCGCTGGATCGCCGAACAGGAAGTGGAGGCCGACCAGACCGTCGCCGTGGTCGCGGTGCTCGACGAGCTGCACGCGGCCGCGTCGGCCGCCGACTTCGACCGCTACTTCGGCGTGTACACCGAGGACGCGGTGTTCATGGGCACCGACGCCACCGAGCGCTGGACGATCGGCGAGTTCAGGGACTACGCGCGCGCGCCGTTCTCGGAGGGCCGCGGCTGGACCTACACGGTCACCGAGCGGCACGTCTTCTTCTCGGCCGATGGCGCCACCGCGTGGTTCGACGAGCGGCTGGACAACGCCAACCTGGGCGAAACGCGCGGCACCGGCGTGCTGGTGCGCGCGGACGGGGACTGGAAGGTGGCGCACTACAACCTGACGATTCCCGTGCCGAACGAGCTGGCGCGGGATCTCGTCGAGAGGATCAGGGGGCTGGACGGGTCGTGA
- a CDS encoding DsbA family oxidoreductase, whose amino-acid sequence MRSLEVEVYSDYTCPWCYVGWARLEKLRAELAEEVTLEVRWRPFEIHPEVPAEGMPVEDLHYTPEVWAAMMESLRHNAAAEGLEVAQRPLVANTHEALAAGTWAQTEHPDAFPAVHAALFRAYFAEGRNIGDRAVLREVVEGAGLDGAELDAALDSGRYDRAIADTFADAMRLGINGTPTFVFGGRYGTAGAQPVEVLRRGAERALAEEVSEATPEG is encoded by the coding sequence GTGAGGTCGCTCGAGGTCGAGGTCTACAGCGATTACACGTGCCCGTGGTGCTACGTGGGCTGGGCGCGGCTGGAGAAGCTGCGCGCGGAGCTGGCGGAAGAGGTGACGCTGGAGGTCCGCTGGCGGCCCTTCGAGATCCACCCCGAGGTGCCCGCCGAGGGCATGCCGGTGGAGGATCTGCACTACACCCCGGAGGTCTGGGCGGCGATGATGGAGAGCCTGCGTCACAACGCCGCCGCCGAGGGGCTCGAGGTGGCGCAGAGGCCGCTGGTGGCCAACACCCATGAGGCGCTCGCCGCCGGCACTTGGGCGCAGACCGAGCACCCCGACGCCTTCCCAGCCGTCCACGCCGCGCTCTTCCGCGCCTACTTCGCGGAGGGCCGCAACATCGGCGACCGCGCGGTGCTGCGCGAAGTCGTGGAGGGCGCCGGCCTGGACGGCGCGGAGCTGGACGCGGCGCTCGACAGCGGCCGCTACGACCGCGCGATAGCGGACACGTTCGCCGACGCCATGCGGCTGGGCATCAACGGCACGCCCACCTTCGTGTTCGGCGGCCGCTACGGCACGGCGGGCGCGCAACCGGTGGAGGTGCTGCGGCGCGGCGCCGAGCGAGCTCTCGCCGAGGAAGTCTCGGAGGCTACTCCAGAGGGGTGA
- a CDS encoding family 16 glycoside hydrolase, which yields MNAAFPPASPTPARTDRVDSSGPALPAFAAALALIALAAAPVTGQEVRLDLDDPAWSFDREAEVRDVDGAPALVLRSGVALREDIDFRDGTIEFEMRPTDRRAFLGVVFRTQENGDGEDVYLRLHKTGLADATQYTPDYGGRGQWQIYHGPDATAPARFAAREWQRVRIEVRGSQAALFVGDAEEPQLVADRLRAGVERGFIAFWGNHPGATGDDPPTAAVRDIVIRHGETSYAFEPPAVEKELPGIIGRWALSGTFARSGDDVLELPDPVPSGWRAVGVAENGVLELDRHAGRVQGGISAVLAGVRIRSADARTVRLRLGFSDDASVFLNGRLIATMRNAFSTNFPRRQGLLLQEQAAVYLPLDAGDNTLVIAVGEIFGGWGLYGRIADREGLEITPLE from the coding sequence ATGAACGCAGCGTTTCCGCCCGCTAGCCCAACGCCCGCGCGCACGGATCGCGTCGACTCCAGCGGCCCGGCGTTGCCGGCTTTCGCCGCCGCGCTGGCGTTGATCGCGCTGGCGGCGGCGCCGGTGACCGGCCAGGAGGTCAGGCTCGACCTCGACGACCCGGCGTGGTCCTTCGATAGAGAGGCCGAAGTCCGCGACGTGGACGGCGCGCCCGCGCTGGTGCTTCGCTCCGGCGTGGCGTTGCGCGAGGACATCGACTTCCGCGACGGCACCATCGAGTTCGAGATGCGCCCGACGGACCGGCGCGCGTTCCTGGGCGTCGTCTTCCGGACGCAGGAGAACGGAGACGGCGAGGACGTCTACCTGCGTCTGCACAAGACCGGCCTGGCGGATGCCACCCAGTACACCCCCGACTACGGCGGCCGCGGGCAGTGGCAGATCTACCACGGCCCGGACGCCACCGCGCCCGCGCGCTTCGCCGCGCGCGAGTGGCAGAGGGTTCGCATCGAGGTGCGCGGCTCGCAGGCGGCGCTGTTCGTGGGCGACGCGGAGGAGCCGCAATTGGTCGCCGATCGCCTGCGCGCCGGCGTCGAGCGCGGCTTCATCGCGTTCTGGGGCAACCACCCCGGCGCCACCGGGGATGACCCGCCCACCGCCGCGGTGCGCGACATCGTGATCCGCCACGGTGAGACCAGCTACGCATTCGAGCCGCCCGCCGTCGAGAAGGAGCTGCCCGGCATCATCGGGCGGTGGGCGCTGAGCGGCACCTTCGCGCGGTCCGGCGACGACGTGCTGGAGCTGCCCGACCCGGTGCCGTCGGGGTGGCGCGCGGTGGGGGTAGCGGAGAACGGCGTGCTGGAGCTCGACCGCCACGCCGGGCGCGTCCAGGGCGGCATCAGCGCGGTGCTCGCTGGCGTGCGCATTCGCTCAGCGGACGCGCGCACCGTGCGCCTGCGCCTCGGCTTCAGCGACGACGCCAGCGTCTTCCTGAACGGGCGCCTGATAGCCACCATGCGCAACGCGTTCAGCACCAACTTTCCGCGGCGCCAGGGGCTGCTGCTGCAGGAGCAGGCGGCGGTCTACCTGCCGCTGGACGCGGGGGACAACACGCTGGTGATAGCGGTGGGCGAGATCTTCGGGGGCTGGGGCCTGTACGGCAGGATAGCGGACCGGGAGGGGCTGGAGATCACCCCTCTGGAGTAG
- a CDS encoding CBS domain-containing protein: MKISTILQRKGDSVVTIHPDATVLEAMRLLMKHRIGGVVVVRGAAPVGILTERDVLRVGAEDPSHLTTEVVEAVMTHELITASPDDDIDHVMHVMTEHRIRHLPIVVNGALTGIVSIGDVVNTVRLEAQNENQQLRAYIQGAR; the protein is encoded by the coding sequence ATGAAGATCTCCACGATTCTTCAGCGGAAGGGCGATTCCGTAGTCACCATCCACCCGGACGCCACCGTGCTGGAGGCCATGCGGCTGCTCATGAAGCACCGCATCGGCGGCGTGGTGGTGGTGCGAGGAGCCGCGCCGGTGGGCATCCTCACCGAGCGCGACGTGCTGCGGGTGGGCGCGGAGGACCCCAGCCACCTCACGACCGAGGTCGTCGAGGCCGTGATGACGCACGAACTCATCACGGCGAGCCCCGATGACGACATCGACCACGTGATGCACGTGATGACCGAGCACCGGATCCGCCACCTGCCGATCGTCGTGAACGGCGCGCTGACGGGGATCGTGTCGATCGGGGACGTCGTGAACACCGTGCGACTCGAGGCCCAGAACGAGAACCAGCAGCTCAGGGCCTACATCCAGGGCGCCAGGTAG